The region ctccgcTAATTCAGTTAGGAACacgtttttacttcctgtaaattcttcacaataataGTCTCTTGTTAGTTCGTcacttaaaagcttttaatttgaagcagtaaagcaggaaatgtttggtttgaatTGACAGTAAAGTTCCACATCTCTGATTCATCTGTTAcgaatcatgcagagctactctagtggagtccaaaaataaaaatttagagctgaaatgagcataattgGTCCTCTTTAAGATTTGAAACCAACCTTTCAGGGGCTTTAAATGTGTGACATTTAGAAAAGAAATGTTAGATGTTATGTGTTTTCTCGTGTGCTCATCCcaaaagtcacagtgaaatacacaaatactatgacaaaaatgattatggaaacttttttttcatcagttgtATTCATACACCGTTCTCCTGAAAATTAGAAACATACTGCAACAAGTCATCAGCAAGCATGataaaacactgcagagttCATAAGCAGAAAATCTTTTACTACATGCAGGTTGGCTGGTACCTACAGCACTGAAACAATTCGATGGCTGCTTTTACTTCAGAGTATTTGTTACTCACTTATAAAGTAAGAATATTGTACAGGTTTTAGAGACTCCAGCCACGTCTGGTAGATAAAGGGTCTTTgttaccagtggtggaaagtaagaACATTTACTAAAGCACTAAAgcactgtacttaagtaaagtacaagtactccaaaattttactccactacatatatatttatatatgataAGTTTAGTTATAAAGTATAGTATGAGTAAAGTATGATGTATTATTACAGGTTAAGACAATGCTTCAATGATCCCAGTAGCAATATTGTACATAAAGTGATTAAAAGCTCACCTTTACTAGCTGGTGGGACTAATTTaactaatttaattttatactttGACGGTGCAGCTGTGCAGAacattttagcctcttttaggcCATagttttgtgaaaaaatgcaaCATCAAACTGTCTTTCTAGAAACAGCATCCATCTGACTTTGGATAACTCATAGAACACATTGTCACCAGTGTCCAGTGGGTTGTCCACCCGCACAATTAAATCTAAAACTAATATACACCTATTTACATGTGCATGCGTGTTAGTGCCTGCGTGTAAGTGTagatctttgtgtgtgtatctcagTATAGAAGTGTGACCTACGTGTGCAAGTGCATTTGTGTACCTGAGTGTGtacatctttgtgtgtgtgtgtgtgttgtaaagtGGGGTGTCATGAAAAGCCCCCTCCCCTCGCAAACCCTTCATCcctcttcctttccttttcctaCCTGGACAGAGACACatttaagggaaaaaaagagaaacctaATAATAAGCAGCACCAAACATCTAATGTCATCAAAAATGTGACCTCATACCATCCCAAGCACAAGCCTTCAAAACTGTCTAATAATACAAAGCGTCTAATTCCAATTAATATTTAATCTAGTAGTAGCTCTACAGTTCTGACTATTACTGATCACTACAACAAGACGCTTAAATTTGGTTTTATAAATATCAGATTACTGTCTACCAACGCCTTACTAATAAATGATGTGATTCGTAGTTTTGATATGATTTGGTTATATGAAACACGGCTTAAACTAAATGTTTTCCCTCCCTTGGCACGAGACAAGCATGCTTTATCTGCTGCGAAAGcagtgtataaaatgacctGTTGTGACCTCTttgataatcacagcctcatgaaactttacaaccacaaactagagaccgagggcattcagaggatgtatggctttcataggtatattgacaataagggggtttctgagcaatttccagaacagaagtgctcaCCATCCAATCactgaaaaatgcaattcttacagaaatctccaaatgtcaaatgtttttgataccaaatcacagcatggATTATTCTGTGGTGTTCCTCGAggtcttggtgtcttaatgtggtattCTGAAGGgatttttgactatttttatCAATTGTGgagtggtcaaaaatggttaaattttgtaccaaatctgtgtaacaaattgTATCAACCCCCAAATTGCTGCAccaacttatgagacataattgagcctgggaatggccatcatatacttGATACAAACCTTGACACAcagctgcatctcaaattaatcttcaggttcCCAACTGTCAGACGATgtataccacttctatgtggcatatactgttgacctgctatctccccctaaaCATCCCCTGTCCCCCCAAAAAATGGGTCTATAATAGGGGGGCAGGAGTGAAAGAGGttaatattttgactttttaactGATAGACCTCAGAAAGTGAGAGTCAGTGGCATCTTATCTAATGTCATTTTATCTTCCACTGGCTCCCCTCAGGGGTGTGTCCTCTCACCACTTTTATTTGTTCTATACTCTAATTTATTCATGGCCAGGCTGTTGAAGTTGTCCAACAGCACATGTATCTGGAGACAATAATTGACAACAAATCAACATTTGACTCTAACATTGATGCTGTCTGTGAAAAGGCTCACCAACATATGTACTTTTATTGAAAGCTCAGAAGTTTTAACGTTGACACCTCTtccatgaaaatattttattcttgttttattgagTCTGTTTTAACCTTTTCTTTTATCTACTGGTTTAGGTCACTTAACCTGAAAAACAGGAGTAAGTTGGAAGGCATTAGAACAATGTGCAGTAATGGAAGTTGAGGAATTCTCCCTATTGTACAAAGTCAGAGCCACAAAGAAAGCCCAGTCAGTCCTGGCTGACCGTAGTCACCCCCTGTTCAGTGAGTACAGGTTGCTTCTAACTGGCCGCAGATATATTCTGTCCATATGCAGGACCAGTAGACTTAAAACTTATTTGTCCCTGCTACCATTGGAGTATTATGtaattctttgtctttttttgagtGTAGGTTGGTGTTGGTGTTTGTATTATTTACTTCTGGCTGTGCAACAAATTAATAAAGATTTTAAGGTTATTCAGGTAAGATTGACACTTTTGTTTAGTTTCATGCACTCAGAGTCACATGAGTCTTGGTTAttttatgattcattttcttcagtAATGTAGTGAATAAGCATCATTACCTTTCCTAGTTTAGCTGGTTCTGTTCTGCTGCCTATGCTGAAAGtcttttttaaagagttttttaaagggaattAGTCACTCAGATTAAACTCCCAAACTAAGTTGACACTGTTAAACACTGATCTTGGTGCATGTGGGTGTGAACATTGACACTCATGTTCTCTCAGATTCAATCATGTAGACTAGATTTAAAGTCCTTTGATACTGTTTAATGTTAGCTGGTTGCAACAGTACAGAAGATATAAGATGACAGACTCTTTTTGACCTTGTCTACTTATTACCTTTAGTTCAATATCATTCACTATCCTCGGTGTCAAAGTTCATCCCCggcattaaaaataaaatcttcacTCAAAGTGTGTCTTACTACCTTTTTCCAGAACTTTAAACTAAATCTCAAATTCTTCATCAGAGGATGGAGACACACGATGATACGAACTTAATAAAAGATGGATGTATATGGTTGTTTATTAACAGAGACAAGATTTACAGTCCATACAGTCCAGTAATGGTTAATGCTTATACAACATAACTGCAACGTCCTGGCAATTTTGGATTGTGTCTAACTTCACAGAGTTATTTTGATTAAAAGAGAGATGCAGCTGTCTCGTTAGCATAACACTGAAACAATATCAAAGTAAGAAATGATGCAGCAGAGGACAGGATTGGACCAAGAACTGACCTGGTATACTCATGAATAAGGGGTTCTCGTGAAGTTACTCACTACTCAAGTAGTCTTCACTAATTAGATACTCTTTTCATCTGCACTGCAAGTACTTATTTTGATGGgtactttaacttttaaataattatctTCTTGTTACATATAAAGTAACAACActgctgttttggttttcttcaAATAACTCAATAAGGaagttatcattttataaatagaCGTATTTGTTACTGAACCAGACAGGATTACCATTagctaactttttttttactgggaTGCTGCGCTTATGGTTAAAATTATTTACAAagctaaaacattcaaaatgttagACATTTcactgtgtaaatgtgtgagaaGATGATAGACGTATTTGGCTTATTAACACACACTACATGTGTCCTTTTGCTATTTTGTtagtttctctttgttctaGTAGATGATACGAATAATGAGTCCAAACAGCAAAGGCATCACATTCAGTTTGACAGACTAGgctgagttacagaagctgcTTCCACAACATTTTGGTGCATGAAGGAATTTAGCATCCAGGAGGAGCTCCAAGCGAGGAACAACTTGACAGAGGTTTGCAGAGACACATCCAAAGATAGGAAATGTTACGCCCTCGTCATCAATATCTCCCACTGCGGATGACAAAATCATTGTTAGaccacagttgttttttttttttcaaatttaatcaGCAGGAAATGGTCATTTTGAAGGCAGCAATGTGTTTTGAGGCACAAAAGGATCATGAGGGCTCACCAGTCCCACTAATGCAGCGGTCCTGCACTCCCACACACTGTAATGTCTTGTTACACGCAGCAGAGAATCGATTATCACAGGTGAAACACTGcaggttgtttttcttctgaacAGCAGGGTCTGAAACAGAACAGGAGACATGGCAGAAACTGTACAAGACAGACGACAAAAGATTAGACTGATACTACATGTGAATGtgattttgtgtctttaaaaaggGAAACCTTTCTCTTTACTTACGAGGAATGGCTTGATTGTTGCAGCCATCCGTGTTGCACACATGAACAGATGCAGACCCACCTCCAAAACCatcattaaatgaaaatgtgtgcttTCCTTCACTGAAAATGGAGGGTGACAAACAAAACCTGATGGTGTCCTGAGTGACAGTCTCATTTTCATATCCTGTAAAGTGAAACACAGACCAAACACTGTAATTCAGAAATCCCgtttaaaactgaataagtGAATGATATTCAGGTAAAATCTGATTAATTTTATACTTTTCACAGATACCTTGAAAGGCAACAGTTGCACACATCTCAGTAGAGTTACATGGAAGTAATTCCTGTTGCTTTGTGTCAGTCCCTTGACCAAACCAACACTCAACAGCTTCAGCTGcaatttatgaaataaataagtatGAGTTGAACAATCAACATGAATCCTGTTTGTCATataaacacagatacagtatgcaAAGTTAATCTGATGAGAGACAACCCCAAATTAcaacacacagtgacagaatgatatttaagacaaaataaatccaaTAAATTCTTcttaacaaatatataaaatatcagaaatcagTCATCAAATTAAATGGCTGCAGCCTTTAGatgtagatttttttgtcatggtgacATCTGCATTATCtctctttctaaaaatgtttaaagaataGTGAAAGAACACTATGTAAAATGATGTTAACTGGGACATTTCTGTGGCCAACAAAGAAAAACTTACGTttggggaaagattgtggttttgttttagtattgaaaaagtaaacatgtcCTGTTCTTCAAgtctgtgttgatgtttttattatttaaccaaGACCATCATCTTTCCCTTATCTTAACAAAGTGCTATGttactataaaaatattaatcatgctttagttgacATGAGTGAATAttgtaggaaaaacacattaaatatgttGACAGTGAACTTTTTGTAACTTGATAGCTCCATAAAAgatgtttcttcattatgttgataaaaaaacaaaatctgtgcAGCATGAAGTTTCTTTCTAAacatttgctgttgcaaattagtctttttagtgtttttatatcattttgtatatttctgtgGTTGCTATACAGATgatataacaaacaaaacataaatgatgatgatgataacaaaAGTCAGCACCTGGCagacaaactaaaaaaatagcAGAAATATGAACTACCTGACATGACAGGTACCTgcagaaatgctgttttaagAGTGAGTGAGGTTACCTGTGCTGGAGAGTGTCCagatgagagtgagagacaggaTCAGCTTCATCATGATCAGTAAATCTGCAGATTACAGGGAATATTTTATATAGTGAACTTGTGTTTAAAAAGAGGAAGTTACTGGTCACACTTGAATACCaggggtatttttttttaccttaaaacCAGCAAAATTAATAAACTTTCTTGCTGTAAACAGCTGCAATACACAGTTCAACAAGCCATCaactctttgtctttttcacctgcagtaatgtctggatgaatacatatataaatataatttataatataattgTTAATCATAGCAcaataatttctttaaaaagaatAGTATTTTGAAcaattggaaaataaaaaatgataatgtaaatgataccaaacaaaaaaacacaacgaAACAGCAGGTTAGATTTTATACTCCAGAGCTATTCGATGGTAAAATATGTCCAAActgtttcaaacatttttaagcTACTGTAAGTTAGCACAGTAAGTTGAGAAATGATGAGAAAAAAGTTccataaaaaaatttaaataaatattggatCATAAAATGTTGTCAACATTAAGAAGTGAAAGTCTGATAATGATAACAGCTACACCTCAGTAGAGGAATGAAACAACATGATACACAAGTTAAGTTGAATAGAATCAAATGCatctattatattattaaagaACTATCATAAATTATTATAATGAATTATAATCAAGGCCTTCAAGGCATCAAAATGAACATCAGCCTTGAGCATATCAATAAAATTTCagaataattttaataaaactcacCCAGTTAAAATTCAACACTTCTAGTTcatcaacaaaaaaaggaaaacttataaaaatgtgttgaatttaTTGTGAAATGTCTCCAAGATAATCGTTACTCTAAACTGAAAATTGTCCCAGAAGAAATGTCTGTTCTTCTTCGCTTCTTCACTTCTAACACTGTTCCATTTATACCTCCACAAATGATGTCTCAACctcttcactgtttttttcacaGCCTAAGGGCACAGTTTCACTTCTCTACATGATACTGACAACATGATATCAGTGTTTCTGGTCACAAACATCTTATTGAGTAAAACGTGttacaaaataaagaaagaaaatgttgtaCCAAGAAGAGGCATAATAAGTGATGTTCATATGAGCAGTTGTTACACAATGTTTAAAGTGGCAGCAGGAAATCATGTGAAATCAACCATCTTCATCAAGCTGCACAACCTTTCACcttattttttgtttcactaCTTCTTGCACTGTCATTGAGGTAAATCATCTGCAAAACACTCACTGATGGGAGTTTTGTTTCTTGTGAGCGCACAGTAATAATGGAAGCTAATTGATACAGATGAACATATAACAACAGCTCAGATCTTCCTTTATGTGGATTTTACTGTGTGGACTGTGGGATGACGATGTTACTGTAAAATTGTAAAAGTGAGATTCTTGACCTTAACCGTGTTGCTATAGAAACTGATGTCTGTTAACCTACCAGTGTGATCTTACACACTGCTACTAAGATCAGACACTGCATCAGTATGAAGTGATCAGTCAATAACTACTTGTAATTATTAACTATACACATATATGCATACTACGTTGCTATGGGAACAGCTTGGGGTCAAGTTTACTGGCTGTCAACTGCTGACAGCACTGGCAACAAGATGTGCTTTGTTTGTATATGTTTGTCTGAACATTCCCAGTGATTTAAGATGTCTGAGTAATCCGATCATCAGACATGAAATGTATGGtttattttcacttcattattcaaatgtttacatacacactgtttgtttatttgcacaatATTGAAATAGACAGGTTAAAACAAAAGGGAATATTCATACTATCACAAGAGATGTGCAGACAGAGCCAATACAGCTCCCTTAGAAGAGAATCAAATCTCATCAGGagcaaaatatgtaaataaaatcaacattcaTGCACTTATCTATGCAAACCAGAATCTAcaatattgttaaaaatagaAAGGTACTAAAAGTTAACAATGAGGTAAAACATGTGGGGATAAGTTTACACAATTACTGGTGTTGAAAGCTCCACTATAAGTGGCCGAGACAAACTCCACTCAAGCCTACTTCAGactaaattatttaattttaatttgtgataaataaaacatagttTAATGTCTTGCACCATTTGTGCGGAACTTGCACAACTAGAACTGTCAAGaatgaccaaaacaaaacaaaaaaaaaacatagccaACTGTTAGGAAACCTGAGGCCAAAGGAGAAGCTGCAGTTTTCTGCAGGCAGAAGACATCCTTAAATTTTAACCTCAAATGTATAAAAGAAGAAGTTCCAATGTTCCACAGGGTGTGGTGTAAGTGACAGTTAAAgaaaaagtcaatatttttttataaagtcATACCATCAGCATGTAACTGATAGATGTCCTAAAGATAAAACCCATATGGGAAAGTAAGAATgtaagaaagaggaagatgtatGGTTATAAAAAGAATAGCCAAGAGTGACAAGGGAGCTTTTTCCGAGGGTTGAGATTGAGTGATGCTTTTTTGAGGTCTCTTTTTTGAATCTCTTTTTGAGTAGTCACTTGTTAGTTCATTTTTGCTTTCTTAATTTTTACTCAAGTTattgtagttttcttttttttgcatcttaTAAGacttattttgtaaaaaacaaataaaactagtttgtatttttatacactccaaccaaagtCCCTGACTTGTGCTCATTTCTGAGGTCTTCTGATATCTCCTTAAGGTAAGAAAGAGCGCCGTCCTTGGGATAGGCTGACATTAGTTTTAAATCCATTTAGATTACAAATTATGATGAATTTGGCTAAGGATAAACTTCAGAGTATATTAAATAACAGAATGATAAAGGTTCAGATTTAATGGCTGAGGTCAGCTCATTGCACATGTGATGGAGGTATAATCTCAGTATAGAATCAGGTTGAAAGGTTTATTTTAGGAGTTTAATTGGCTAAATAGTTAGGGCCAGGGCTCCGAAGCTGCCCTATAAAACCGGGCCAGCGTCCTCGACAATCAGAGTGGGCCTCCTCCAGTGATGACCTGTTACACTGCAGCACGCCACTTCAGATAACGTTCATCTGGATGTCTTTCCAGGGCCTCCTCTACCAAATAAATAGCCTCATCCATAGATACATAGATTCTGTACAGCATTAGTAATGGTGTTATACATCTGTAGCTTACAGGCTTTCTCAACACCCTTTTTGCCAACTCACATCCTTCATCTTCAATTCTTCTTCCTTTCCTTGCACATGCCTGAAGGTATAGAACAACAAGGTACAAGTTCTCTGGATCGTGTTCTTTGgcgattttcattttctccaaaATGTCTTCTTCCAGTGGTATGTTGTAGTGCTTATAAGCATTCGCTAACGCTATGACGCGGCTGGTGTGCCACTCCACAACATCTGGCTGCATCCTGATGGCTCTCTGGAAGTAATCTGCAGCCAGCAGCTTTTTGTCTCTGCTGAACTTCATCAGGATCCATGGCTTTTCCAGTTGGGATGCGGTCTTTTAGGCTTGCTTTTAGACTTGCTTGCTtcaggaagtcttacccttaattaccacttctttactagatctGATCagtctgtctttagtaacaggctatgtaccacagtccttcaaagtagctgtaattaaacctcttcttaagaagcctactcttgattcaggtgtcttagccaactatagacctatatctaatcttccatttctctctaagatccgtGAGAAAGCAGTTGCTAATCAGTTACGTGAcgttctacataacaatagtttatttgaggattttcagtcaggatttagagggcatcatagcacagagacagcactggtgaaagtcacaaatgacctcctgaCCGCCACGGACAAAGGACttgtctctgtacttgtcttgttagatcttagtgccgcatctgacacaattgatcatcacatcctattacagagactggaacatttaattagcattaaaggaactgcattaagctggtttaagtcctatttatcagatcgatttcagtttgtacacgttaATGATGaattccacaaggttctgtacttggaccactACTATttaccttgtatatgcttcctttaggtaatacataaggacataaagacctggatgacctgcaattttctgctactaaactcagacaaaactgaagttattgtgcttggccctaaacaccctagaaacacattatctaatgatatggctactctagatggcattaccctggcctccagctccaccgtaaggaatctgggagttattttTGATCAAGATAtttcctttaactcccacagaaaacaaatttcaaggactgcttTTTTCACTcacataatattgcaaaaattgGCCCATCttttctcaaaaagatgcagaaaaaatagtccacacatttgttacttctaggctggattattgcaattcattATTATCAAGCAGATGAccacccacctagagcccggttctgcttgaggtttctttccattaaagaggagtttttccttagtgcttgctcatgggggaattgttgggtctctgtaaattaaagagtatgttCTAGACctactctatgtgaaaagtgccctgggatgacttttgttgtgatttggtgctatataaataaaactgaattgaattgaatagatCTCCAGATGGAGCTTGTCCTGGGATGGAGTTGGGTATTTGTTCAGCAGGGCGTCGACCTTTGACAGGTAAGCCTgactcttttcttcctctcccagGTGGTGGTGCAGCCAAGCCAGGTTCCCGtagttcaccaccaaccagggGCCTTCATCTGAGATGGTGTTTCTTATCTGGTGGAAGGCCTCTGCGGCCCTGCTGAAGGAACACCGGGCATCTTAAGTGGAGCTCAGCTGGTAGTGAATGTACCACTGCAGGTTGTAAATGTGACCCAACCAGCTGGTCCCTTCCTTGGTGCCGATGTCCTCCAACGTGTCCCTGAGATGGAACAGTTTGTACGCGTTGGAGTCCAGGTCCCAGGTGAAGTGGCACTGCAGGGCCCCCAGTTTAGCTTCCAGTGTCGACTGACTCTGAGCAGCACTGACTGAGAAGAAAAATCACTAATATCACAACACATATCCAGTATGGTAATATGCTGAGCTGGTAAGGAGAGtgggagagaagaaagaaagaaaaggggagaaatgaataaataagagcaaaggaaggaaggagggaatggagcaaaagaggagaagagagggaatGGAGagctgataaataataaaacaaatcacattgaattcataatgtttttgttgtttgttgatgttgttactgattataaatatgaaatgCAGAAGCAGCCACTCACCTCATCATGCAGCGGTTATCTGGACTCAGTATTTTCCTAATTATGTTTTTGCTCTTTATGTTAAACTTCTGTGACGCTGTAAATGATGCCACATGATGAGATGTGAGTCATTTTCCCAGTAATAGAAACCTACAGCCACATGTGCatcatactgaaaaaaaaaaatatatatatatatatatttcaactaaatgtattcataatGTGGAGCACAGGGGGGGCATTCTTCGGCTAAATAAGCGCTTTTATCTTTGATACTTTAAGTTTACATAAgccttacttacttacttttgattaagtatttttacattgttgtgttGGTACTTATTAACTACTAATTAATTGAGTCAGTATGTTTAGCTGAAGATATCTATAGTGATACTGAAGTAAAGTACTTAAAGACATTTGAGttactgttctttacttgagtatttatcTTTTATGGTAG is a window of Thunnus thynnus chromosome 8, fThuThy2.1, whole genome shotgun sequence DNA encoding:
- the LOC137187419 gene encoding uncharacterized protein isoform X2 encodes the protein MMKLILSLTLIWTLSSTAEAVECWFGQGTDTKQQELLPCNSTEMCATVAFQGYENETVTQDTIRFCLSPSIFSEGKHTFSFNDGFGGGSASVHVCNTDGCNNQAIPHPAVQKKNNLQCFTCDNRFSAACNKTLQCVGVQDRCISGTVGDIDDEGVTFPIFGCVSANLCQVVPRLELLLDAKFLHAPKCCGSSFCNSA